A portion of the Vulpes vulpes isolate BD-2025 chromosome 5, VulVul3, whole genome shotgun sequence genome contains these proteins:
- the SSRP1 gene encoding FACT complex subunit SSRP1 codes for MAETLEFNDVYQEVKGSMNDGRLRLSRQGIIFKNSKTGKVDNIQAGELTEGIWRRVALGHGLKLLTKNGHVYKYDGFRESEFEKLSDFFKTHYRLELMEKDLCVKGWNWGTVKFGGQLLSFDIGDQPVFEIPLSNVSQCTTGKNEVTLEFHQNDDAEVSLMEVRFYVPPTQEDGVDPVEAFAQNVLSKADVIQATGDAICIFRELQCLTPRGRYDIRIYPTFLHLHGKTFDYKIPYTTVLRLFLLPHKDQRQMFFVISLDPPIKQGQTRYHFLILLFSKDEDISLTLNMNEEEVEKRFEGRLTKNMSGSLYEMVSRVMKALVNRKITVPGNFQGHSGAQCITCSYKASSGLLYPLERGFIYVHKPPVHIRFDEISFVNFARGTTTTRSFDFEIETKQGTQYTFSSIEREEYGKLFDFVNAKKLNIKNRGLKEGMNPSYDEYADSDEDQHDAYLERMKEEGKIREENANDSSDDSGEETDESFNPGEEEEDVAEEFDSNASASSSSNEGDSDRDEKKRKQLKKAKMAKDRKSRKKPVEVKKGKDPNAPKRPMSAYMLWLNASREKIKADHPGISITDLSKKAGEIWKGMSKEKKEEWDRKAEDARREYEKAMKEYEGGRGESSKRDKSKKKKKVKVKMEKKSTPSRGSSSKSSSRQLSESFKSKEFVSSDESSSGENKSKKKRRRSEDSEEEELASTPPSSEDSASGSDE; via the exons ATGGCGGAAACACTGGAGTTCAACGATGTCTATCAGGAGGTGAAAGGCTCCATG AACGATGGTCGGCTAAGGTTGAGCCGCCAGGGTATCATCTTCAAGAACAGTAAGACAGGCAAAGTGGATAACATCCAGGCTGGGGAGCTGACGGAAGGCATCTGGCGCCGAGTTGCCCTGGGCCATGGACTTAAACTGCTTACAAAGAATGGCCACGTCTACAAGTATGACGGCTTCCGAGAATCG GAGTTTGAGAAACTCTCTGATTTCTTCAAAACTCACTATCGCCTTGAGCTGATGGAGAAGGACCTCTGTGTGAAAGGCTGGAACTGGGGAACTGTGAAGTTTGGTG ggcagctgctCTCCTTTGACATCGGTGACCAGCCGGTCTTCGAGATACCACTCAGCAATGTGTCCCAGTGCACCACTGGCAAGAATGAGGTGACGCTGGAATTCCACCAGAATGATGACGCTGAGGTGTCTCTCATGGAAGTGCGCTTCTATGTGCCTCCCACCCAGGAGGATGGCGTGGACCCAGTTGAG GCCTTTGCCCAGAATGTGCTGTCTAAGGCGGATGTGATCCAGGCCACTGGAGACGCCATTTGCATCTTCCGGGAGCTTCAGTGTCTGACTCCCCGAGGCCGTTACGACATTCGGATCTACCCCACCTTTCTGCACTTGCATGGCAAGACCTTTGACTACAAGATCCCCTATACCACGGTGCTGCGTCTCTTTTTGCTGCCCCACAAAGACCAGCGCCAGATGTTCTTTGTG ATCAGCCTAGATCCTCCCATCAAGCAGGGCCAAACCCGTTACCACTTCTTGATTCTTCTCTTCTCCAAGGATGAGGACATTTCCTTGACTCTCAACATGAACGA GGAAGAAGTGGAGAAACGCTTTGAGGGGCGGCTCACTAAGAACATGTCGGGATCGCTGTACGAGATGGTCAGCCGGGTCATGAAGGCGCTGGTCAACCGCAAGATCACAGTGCCAGGCAACTTCCAAGG GCACTCGGGGGCCCAGTGTATCACCTGCTCCTACAAGGCGAGCTCGGGACTGCTCTACCCCCTGGAGCGGGGCTTCATCTACGTTCACAAGCCACCTGTGCACATCCGCTTCGATGAGATCTCCTTTGTCAACTTTGCCCGTGGTACCACCACCACTCGTTCCTTTGACTTTGAAATCGAGACCAAGCAGGGCACCCAGTACACCTTCAGTAGCATTGAGAG GGAGGAGTATGGGAAGCTGTTTGATTTTGTCAACGCCAaaaaactcaacatcaaaaaccGAGGACTAAAAGAG GGCATGAACCCAAGCTACGATGAATACGCTGACTCTGATGAGGACCAGCACGATGCCTACTTGGAGCGGATGAAGGAGGAGGGCAAGATCCGGGAAGAGAATGCCAACGACAGCAGTGATGACTCAGGAGAAGAAACCG ATGAGTCATTCAATCCAGGTGAAGAGGAGGAAGACGTGGCAGAGGA GTTTGACAGCAACGCCTCAGCCAGCTCCTCTAGTAATGAGGGTGACAGTGACCGGGACGAGAAGAAACGGAAGCAGCTTAAAAAGGCCAAGATGGCCAAGGACCGCAAGAGCCGCAAGAAGCCTGTGGAG GTGAAGAAGGGCAAAGACCCCAATGCCCCCAAGAGGCCGATGTCTGCCTACATGCTATGGCTCAATGCCAGCCGAGAGAAGATCAAGGCCGACCATCCCGGCATCAGCATCACCGATCTTTCCAAGAAGGCAGGCGAGATCTGGAAGGGAATGtccaaagagaagaaggag gaGTGGGATCGCAAAGCTGAGGACGCCAGGAGGGAATATGAAAAAGCCATGAAAGAATATGAAGGGGGCCGGGGTGAGTCTTCCAAGAG GGACAagtcaaagaagaagaagaaagtaaaggtgaagatggaaaagaaatcaACGCCCTCGAGGGGCTCATCATCCAAGTCCTCATCAAGGCAGCTAAGTGAGAGCTTCAAGAGCAAAGAGTTTGTGTCCAGTGATGAGAGTTCTTCCGGAGAGAACAAGAGCAAAAAGAAGAGAAGGCGGAGTGAG GACTCTGAAGAAGAGGAGCTGGCCAGCACCCCCCCCAGCTCAGAAGACTCGGCATCAGGATCTGATGagtag